A genomic stretch from Arachis stenosperma cultivar V10309 chromosome 3, arast.V10309.gnm1.PFL2, whole genome shotgun sequence includes:
- the LOC130967734 gene encoding glutathione S-transferase DHAR3, chloroplastic-like, whose product MSTVRIQASACALYSTFNHLRHRPNSVVSVSRNAKNSSALKVLSMSSSPPSVPFEICVKASITTPNKLGDCPFCQRVLLTLEEKHLPYDPKLVDLTNKPEWFLKINAEGKVPVIKLDEKWVSDSDIITQILEEKYPSPPLVIPPEKATVGSKIFSTFIGFLKSKDPNDGTEQALLSELSSFNDYLKENGPFVNGKDISAADLSLGPKLYHLEIALGHYKKWKVPDSLQSLKSYTKDIFSRESFIKTRAQPQDVIEGWRPKVEG is encoded by the exons ATGTCCACCGTCAGAATCCAAGCTTCGGCGTGCGCGCTCTACTCCACCTTCAACCACCTCCGCCACCGCCCCAACTCCGTCGTTTCGGTCAGCAGGAACGCCAAGAATTCTAGCGCCCTCAAAGTACTCTCAATGTCTTCTTCTCCACCTTCTGTGCCCTTCGAAATCTGCGTCAAAGCTTCCATAACCACTCCCAACAAGCTCGGAGACT GTCCCTTCTGCCAAAGGGTGTTGCTGACTCTTGAGGAGAAACATCTTCCTTATGACCCCAAGTTGGTAGATTTGACCAACAAGCCAGAATG GTTCCTTAAAATCAATGCTGAGGGTAAAGTTCCTGTCATAAAGCTTGATGAGAAGTGGGTATCTGATTCGGATATCATTACACAAATTCTGGAAGAGAAGTATCCTAGCCCACCATTGGTAATCCCACCCGAAAAAGCTACAGT TGGGTCGAAGATCTTTTCTACATTTATTGGATTTCTCAAGAGCAAAGATCCCAATGATGGAACAGAGCAAGCATTGCTAAGTGAACTGAGCTCTTTCAACGATTACCTTAAGGAAAAT GGTCCTTTTGTCAATGGGAAAGACATATCTGCAGCTGACTTATCTCTTGGACCAAAGCTGTATCATTTGGAGATTGCTTTGGGGCATTATAAGAAGTGGAAAGTTCCTGATTCACTTCAATCTTTGAAGTCTTATACGAAG GATATTTTCTCGAGGGAGTCATTCATTAAAACACGTGCACAACCCCAGGATGTGATTGAAGGTTGGCGTCCAAAAGTTGAGGGCTGA